In Capsicum annuum cultivar UCD-10X-F1 chromosome 11, UCD10Xv1.1, whole genome shotgun sequence, one genomic interval encodes:
- the LOC107847201 gene encoding kiwellin-like: MSNLALIFSLFIICTTFIASSNAISQCNGPCKSLNDCDGQLICIRGKCNDDPDVGTSICGGGTFPSVPPSPPSTGSTPGILTLNDFSEGGDGGGPSECDEQYHDNKERVVALTTRWYAGGSMCGKLIRIRPNNNGKSVTAKVVDECDTKDGCKNNVVDGSIAIWKALGLDTDLGRVPITWSMA; the protein is encoded by the coding sequence ATGTCAAATCTAgccttaattttttctcttttcataatTTGCACAACTTTCATAGCTTCATCTAACGCCATTTCGCAATGCAACGGCCCATGCAAATCATTGAACGATTGCGACGGTCAATTAATTTGCATAAGAGGAAAATGCAACGATGATCCTGACGTTGGAACCAGTATTTGCGGAGGAGGAACCTTTCCTTCTGTTCCTCCTTCTCCTCCGTCTACTGGCTCAACGCCAGGTATCCTTACCCTCAACGACTTCAGTGAAGGCGGAGATGGGGGTGGTCCGTCAGAATGTGACGAACAATATCATGACAACAAAGAACGAGTAGTCGCGTTGACTACTCGATGGTATGCTGGCGGTTCAATGTGTGGTAAACTGATACGCATTCGCCCGAATAATAATGGAAAAAGCGTAACGGCTAAGGTCGTCGATGAATGTGACACTAAAGATGGTTGTAAAAATAATGTTGTTGATGGTTCAATTGCTATATGGAAAGCTTTAGGGTTGGATACAGATTTAGGTAGAGTTCCTATTACATGGTCCATGGCATAG